Proteins co-encoded in one Acinetobacter lwoffii genomic window:
- a CDS encoding DUF805 domain-containing protein → MSNTIQDSGWNASGRFGRRSYIAWNMLLGFCFMSIGIIAAFILPGMSPETLDGKMSMPLMVVLVLIYGLAIYFSVIFLIRRLHDRNHNGWLSLLIFVPVVNLVFTLYLLLAPGHNESNEYGPPRTTRGWETLLVVLYLVLAVILAAFAVPAYQNYVERAQQAQME, encoded by the coding sequence ATGAGTAATACAATTCAGGATTCGGGGTGGAATGCATCAGGACGTTTTGGGCGACGTTCTTATATCGCATGGAATATGCTGCTTGGTTTTTGCTTTATGAGCATCGGGATCATTGCTGCTTTCATTTTGCCTGGAATGAGTCCAGAGACTTTAGATGGTAAAATGTCCATGCCTTTAATGGTGGTGTTGGTTTTGATCTACGGCCTTGCGATTTATTTTAGCGTAATTTTTTTAATTCGTCGTTTACATGACCGTAATCATAATGGCTGGCTTTCTTTACTGATTTTTGTGCCGGTCGTGAACCTTGTCTTTACACTTTACCTGCTATTGGCGCCAGGTCATAACGAAAGTAATGAATATGGTCCACCACGCACGACACGTGGCTGGGAAACGCTTTTGGTGGTGCTGTATCTGGTACTCGCGGTTATTTTGGCAGCCTTTGCTGTCCCTGCTTATCAGAATTATGTTGAACGTGCTCAACAGGCGCAGATGGAATAG
- the hisA gene encoding 1-(5-phosphoribosyl)-5-[(5-phosphoribosylamino)methylideneamino]imidazole-4-carboxamide isomerase yields MLIIPAIDLKDGKCVRLKQGRMEDDTVFSDDPVATAQHWVNEGARRLHLVDLNGAFAGTPIHKPVVEAIVRSQPDLPIQIGGGIRSLETIEHYLQAGVSFVIIGTKAVQDPEFVEEACQKFAGHIIVGIDAMNGMVATDGWANVTDVKATDLAKRFADAGVSSIVYTDIARDGMMQGVNIEQTVNLAQYSGLPVIASGGVTNLDDVRNLKDQPGILGAITGRAIYEGTLSLREAQLLLDEQQAL; encoded by the coding sequence ATGCTGATCATCCCTGCAATTGACCTGAAAGATGGCAAATGTGTCCGTTTAAAGCAAGGTCGTATGGAAGACGATACCGTATTTTCAGACGATCCGGTCGCAACAGCACAGCATTGGGTAAATGAAGGCGCTCGCCGCTTACATTTAGTAGATTTAAACGGTGCTTTCGCAGGTACACCAATCCATAAGCCAGTGGTTGAAGCCATTGTCCGATCTCAACCTGATTTGCCGATCCAGATTGGTGGTGGTATCCGTTCTCTGGAAACCATCGAGCATTATCTGCAAGCCGGTGTTTCTTTTGTGATTATTGGCACCAAAGCAGTTCAGGATCCTGAATTTGTTGAAGAAGCATGTCAAAAATTTGCTGGCCACATTATTGTGGGTATTGATGCCATGAATGGTATGGTGGCAACAGATGGCTGGGCCAATGTGACTGATGTCAAGGCTACTGACCTGGCGAAACGTTTTGCCGATGCTGGTGTGTCGAGCATTGTCTATACGGACATCGCGCGTGATGGCATGATGCAGGGTGTGAATATTGAGCAAACCGTGAATCTGGCGCAATACTCAGGTTTGCCTGTGATTGCATCTGGTGGTGTGACCAATCTGGATGACGTGCGTAACCTGAAAGACCAACCGGGTATTTTAGGTGCAATTACCGGCCGTGCGATTTACGAAGGTACATTAAGCTTGCGTGAAGCACAGTTATTGCTAGATGAGCAACAGGCGCTATAA
- a CDS encoding GNAT family N-acetyltransferase, whose amino-acid sequence MPITVHAYTSLENDEVRSQLERLYDTSPEFSDGADAMEQLEQNLAQYTSVYSAEFNSKIIGAIWCTGQGESRILENIVVHPANRGRGVAERLVSEVCRMEEEKGVKNFVPGCGAIHRCLANLEKI is encoded by the coding sequence ATGCCTATCACCGTACATGCTTATACTTCTTTAGAAAATGACGAAGTGCGCAGCCAGCTTGAGCGACTGTATGACACGAGCCCTGAATTTAGTGACGGGGCAGATGCCATGGAACAACTAGAGCAAAACCTTGCACAGTATACCTCAGTTTATAGCGCAGAATTTAATAGCAAAATTATTGGGGCAATCTGGTGCACCGGACAGGGTGAAAGCCGGATTCTGGAAAATATCGTCGTACATCCGGCCAACCGTGGTCGTGGCGTTGCAGAAAGGCTGGTGAGCGAAGTTTGCCGCATGGAAGAAGAAAAAGGCGTGAAAAACTTTGTGCCGGGCTGTGGGGCCATTCATCGTTGTCTGGCCAATCTGGAAAAAATCTGA
- a CDS encoding DNA/RNA non-specific endonuclease, which translates to MAKKQRKPKNSFFQFLNDNSIKVILGVVASSSFAIAFGQEKISQWVSLSSSSDSACLNQFYRDVPPYLMKDSLKKDSYSLCFNGFNVGYSGVSKTPLWVAEALTPARLSQKIPREDNFHEEDRVSAKHRATLADYRGSGYDRGHMAPNADMPNKAAQSDSFSLANMVPQAPKNNQQVWRELEEATRAIVTKQKQDVYVVTGPIFAGKKLKTIGNGVIVPTAVYKAVYMPKTGAIGAYYAPNDNSLKVRIVSVCYLEEQLGINLFPQLTEEQKRNTYKLPLTGNAVKANQKIEYSNWDAESQCAEDVSEENLQALQREFKSSGSSSSASSATGGAIDNATQDAIVKQLIDALLQYILQLLK; encoded by the coding sequence ATGGCCAAGAAGCAGCGTAAACCCAAGAACTCTTTTTTTCAGTTTTTAAATGATAATAGTATTAAAGTCATTCTGGGCGTGGTGGCTTCGAGCAGCTTCGCCATCGCTTTTGGTCAGGAAAAAATCAGTCAGTGGGTGTCACTATCCTCTTCCAGTGATTCTGCCTGTCTGAACCAGTTTTATCGTGATGTACCGCCATATTTGATGAAAGACAGCCTGAAAAAAGACAGCTATTCGCTGTGTTTTAATGGCTTTAATGTCGGTTATTCCGGGGTATCTAAAACGCCACTTTGGGTTGCAGAAGCCTTAACGCCAGCACGCTTAAGCCAGAAAATTCCCCGTGAAGATAATTTTCATGAAGAAGATCGGGTCAGTGCGAAGCATCGTGCCACATTGGCGGATTATCGTGGTTCAGGTTATGACCGCGGTCATATGGCGCCGAATGCGGATATGCCTAACAAGGCCGCGCAGTCTGACAGTTTTTCATTGGCCAATATGGTGCCGCAAGCGCCCAAGAATAATCAGCAAGTCTGGCGTGAGCTGGAAGAGGCCACCCGTGCCATTGTGACCAAGCAGAAACAGGATGTCTATGTGGTGACCGGGCCGATCTTTGCCGGGAAGAAGCTGAAAACCATTGGCAATGGCGTGATTGTGCCAACTGCGGTCTATAAGGCAGTTTATATGCCGAAAACCGGTGCCATTGGTGCTTACTATGCACCGAATGACAATTCGCTCAAAGTGCGTATTGTTAGTGTCTGCTATCTGGAAGAACAGCTTGGAATTAATCTGTTCCCGCAGCTCACCGAAGAACAGAAACGCAATACCTATAAGCTGCCACTGACTGGAAATGCAGTAAAAGCCAACCAGAAAATCGAATATTCTAATTGGGATGCAGAAAGCCAGTGTGCCGAAGATGTTTCTGAAGAAAACCTGCAGGCATTACAACGCGAGTTTAAGTCTTCCGGTTCAAGCAGTTCGGCCTCCTCTGCGACTGGCGGTGCGATAGACAATGCAACGCAAGATGCCATTGTGAAACAGCTGATTGATGCCTTGTTGCAATATATTTTGCAGCTGTTGAAATAA
- a CDS encoding DUF1294 domain-containing protein, with translation MRDQGRLVEWFDDKGYGFIQPNDLAKDRVFLHIKDFVKPGPRPIVGCALDYLVILDERGRYRAQQVMYLKASQAKSLQAKLKPSKPQQAQKLQPMQIACVLYILFLVALTLGGLLSGLVLLLVSLMNALSYWLYAQDKEAAQLGNRRIPENTLHLVAFLGGWPAAWLAQQKLRHKTQKQPFRQIYFCTIAFNIILIIWLISPLNSLNI, from the coding sequence ATGCGCGATCAGGGGCGTTTGGTGGAATGGTTTGATGACAAAGGTTATGGTTTTATCCAGCCCAATGATCTGGCCAAAGATCGCGTATTTCTGCATATCAAGGATTTTGTCAAACCTGGCCCACGTCCAATCGTGGGCTGTGCGCTGGATTATCTGGTGATTCTGGATGAACGCGGACGTTATCGTGCCCAGCAGGTCATGTACCTGAAAGCCTCTCAGGCCAAAAGTCTGCAAGCAAAACTCAAACCGTCCAAGCCACAACAGGCACAGAAATTACAGCCGATGCAAATTGCCTGTGTGCTCTATATTCTTTTTCTGGTGGCTTTAACCTTGGGCGGTTTACTCAGTGGATTAGTGTTGTTGCTGGTCAGTCTGATGAATGCGCTCAGTTACTGGCTTTATGCCCAAGATAAGGAAGCGGCACAGCTGGGTAATCGCCGTATTCCGGAAAATACCCTGCATCTGGTGGCCTTCTTGGGCGGCTGGCCGGCAGCTTGGCTGGCACAGCAGAAATTACGGCATAAAACACAAAAACAACCTTTCCGGCAGATATATTTTTGTACCATAGCCTTTAACATCATTTTGATTATATGGCTGATTTCCCCGTTGAATAGTTTAAATATCTAG
- the hisF gene encoding imidazole glycerol phosphate synthase subunit HisF yields MLAKRIIPCLDVDNGRVVKGVQFLDIRDAGDPVEVARRYNEQGADEITFLDITATHHGRDTTYRTVERMAESVFVPLTVGGGVRKVEDIRLLLNAGADKVSINSAAVFNPEFVQEASQRFGAQCIVVAIDAKKTGEDKWEIFTHGGRKETGIDALEWAVKMADFGAGELLITSMDADGTKAGYDIALMRAINDRVTVPTIASGGVGNLQHLADGIIHGGADAVLAASIFHFGQYTIQEAKAYMAAQGIEMRL; encoded by the coding sequence ATGCTAGCTAAACGTATTATTCCTTGTCTGGACGTGGATAACGGCCGTGTGGTCAAGGGTGTCCAGTTCCTTGATATTCGTGATGCGGGTGACCCGGTCGAAGTGGCACGCCGTTATAATGAACAAGGTGCCGATGAAATTACTTTCCTTGATATTACCGCTACACATCATGGACGCGATACCACTTACCGTACTGTAGAGCGTATGGCTGAATCGGTTTTTGTACCCCTGACGGTTGGTGGCGGTGTGCGTAAAGTCGAAGATATCCGTTTGCTGCTCAATGCTGGTGCAGATAAAGTCAGCATCAACTCGGCAGCAGTATTTAATCCGGAATTTGTCCAGGAAGCATCACAACGTTTTGGCGCACAATGTATCGTGGTCGCCATTGATGCCAAAAAAACCGGCGAAGATAAATGGGAAATTTTCACCCACGGCGGCCGTAAAGAAACCGGGATTGATGCGCTTGAATGGGCGGTGAAAATGGCTGACTTCGGCGCAGGTGAATTGCTGATTACTTCGATGGATGCCGATGGCACCAAAGCCGGTTATGACATTGCCCTGATGCGTGCTATCAATGATCGCGTCACGGTACCGACGATTGCCTCTGGTGGTGTAGGTAATTTACAGCATTTGGCGGACGGCATTATTCATGGTGGTGCCGATGCGGTACTGGCAGCTTCAATTTTCCATTTTGGCCAGTACACCATTCAGGAAGCCAAAGCCTATATGGCAGCCCAAGGCATTGAAATGCGCCTTTAA
- the hisB gene encoding imidazoleglycerol-phosphate dehydratase HisB yields MTDRISEVVRNTNETKIRVRLNLDGTGQGTLNTGIPFLDHMIDQIKRHGLFDIDIHCDGDLEIDDHHTVEDCGITLGQAFAQALGDKKGLKRYGHFYAPLDESLSRVVVDLSGRPGLFMDIPFTRAMIGRFDVDLFSEFFQGFVNHSLMTVHIDNLKGKNSHHQIESVFKAFARALRMACEVDPRAANTVASTKGTL; encoded by the coding sequence ATGACAGATCGTATCAGTGAAGTGGTAAGAAATACCAACGAAACCAAAATTCGAGTTCGTTTGAATCTCGATGGTACTGGTCAAGGCACCTTAAACACGGGTATTCCCTTTTTAGATCATATGATTGATCAAATCAAGCGTCATGGCCTGTTTGATATTGATATTCATTGTGATGGCGACCTGGAAATTGACGACCATCATACTGTGGAAGACTGCGGTATTACGCTGGGTCAGGCATTTGCACAGGCATTAGGCGATAAAAAAGGCCTGAAACGCTATGGTCATTTCTATGCGCCACTCGATGAGTCTTTAAGCCGTGTCGTGGTAGATCTGTCTGGCCGTCCGGGTCTGTTTATGGATATTCCATTTACCCGTGCCATGATCGGCCGTTTTGATGTGGACCTGTTCTCTGAATTTTTCCAGGGCTTTGTAAACCATTCCTTGATGACGGTGCATATCGACAACCTGAAAGGCAAAAACAGCCATCACCAGATCGAAAGCGTATTTAAAGCATTTGCGCGTGCGCTGCGTATGGCCTGTGAAGTGGATCCACGTGCTGCCAATACGGTAGCTTCAACCAAAGGTACACTGTAA
- the hisH gene encoding imidazole glycerol phosphate synthase subunit HisH, producing the protein MTRIALLDYGMGNLHSAAKALEHVGATVDVTNDPKLIAQADKIVFPGVGAMRDCMQGMHEAGIDEVVRNAVFNKPVLAICVGMQALMQHSEENGGTDALGIFEGAVKHFPEMAGLKVPHMGWNQVHQADPEHPMWNNIEQDARFYFVHSYYVEPQDSDLVAATCTYGIEFCTSIHKENLFATQFHPEKSHTAGLQLLKNFVEWKI; encoded by the coding sequence ATGACCCGTATTGCCCTTCTTGATTATGGCATGGGAAATTTGCACTCTGCGGCAAAAGCATTAGAACATGTCGGTGCCACGGTAGATGTGACCAATGATCCTAAACTGATTGCGCAAGCAGACAAGATTGTCTTTCCGGGCGTAGGTGCGATGCGTGACTGCATGCAAGGTATGCACGAAGCCGGGATTGATGAAGTGGTACGTAATGCCGTATTTAACAAACCGGTACTGGCCATTTGTGTCGGCATGCAAGCCTTGATGCAGCATTCGGAAGAAAATGGCGGTACCGATGCACTGGGTATTTTCGAAGGTGCGGTCAAGCATTTTCCGGAAATGGCGGGTTTAAAAGTGCCGCATATGGGCTGGAACCAGGTGCATCAGGCCGATCCAGAGCATCCGATGTGGAACAATATCGAACAGGATGCACGTTTCTACTTTGTACATAGCTACTATGTAGAGCCACAAGATTCAGACTTGGTGGCAGCTACTTGTACCTATGGCATTGAGTTCTGTACTTCAATTCATAAAGAAAACCTGTTCGCGACCCAGTTCCATCCGGAAAAAAGTCATACTGCCGGTTTGCAGTTATTGAAAAACTTTGTGGAATGGAAAATCTGA
- a CDS encoding DUF4870 family protein produces the protein MNYSIDKDSNRTLTFALYILYIVAIFSAGLLAVVALIINYVKRRDVRGSIFESHFTWQIRSFWWYLFWNIVAFIPFFFLFFTGEDPDLFAGVAFGASAFCLVVVVLAWIWIVYRAIRGIMRLNDNRPMYSK, from the coding sequence GTGAACTATTCCATTGATAAAGACTCAAACCGCACACTGACTTTTGCACTGTACATTTTATATATTGTGGCCATTTTTAGTGCTGGCCTGCTGGCTGTCGTGGCGTTGATCATTAACTATGTGAAACGGCGCGATGTGCGCGGTTCCATCTTTGAAAGCCATTTTACCTGGCAGATCCGCAGTTTCTGGTGGTATCTGTTCTGGAATATCGTCGCCTTTATTCCATTTTTCTTTTTGTTCTTTACCGGCGAAGATCCTGACCTGTTTGCAGGGGTCGCATTTGGTGCATCCGCTTTCTGTTTAGTGGTGGTGGTTTTGGCCTGGATCTGGATTGTGTATCGGGCGATTCGCGGCATCATGCGCTTAAATGACAATAGACCGATGTATAGCAAATAA
- a CDS encoding sterol desaturase family protein gives MWKGFLAGLVVANGFEWFAHKYVLHGIHRQGQSRYSPVPESMCSHWEHHRIVRKTEFSDFGYVEGLDNWRTRNEIASLAVVATVFGLSFYPFSKGMSLAALYSAGNYYYLHRRAHLEPEWAKKKLPWHYDHHMNSNQDANWCVTKPWFDYLLGTRVISSADLQEQNPLGLSLPAPISKKLNRWAEQYFPVKSADTSSKMTENTAKNMVMKQLNTQVME, from the coding sequence ATGTGGAAAGGTTTTCTGGCAGGACTTGTCGTCGCAAATGGATTTGAATGGTTTGCGCATAAATATGTGTTACATGGAATTCACCGCCAAGGACAGAGCCGCTATAGTCCGGTTCCAGAAAGCATGTGTTCGCATTGGGAACATCACCGGATTGTACGAAAAACGGAATTTTCTGATTTCGGCTATGTAGAAGGACTGGACAACTGGCGTACCCGCAATGAAATTGCTTCACTGGCAGTCGTCGCAACCGTATTTGGACTCAGTTTTTATCCCTTCTCCAAAGGCATGTCACTGGCCGCCCTATATAGTGCAGGCAACTATTATTATTTACATCGCCGGGCTCATCTGGAACCGGAATGGGCCAAAAAGAAATTGCCCTGGCATTATGATCATCATATGAATAGTAATCAGGATGCCAACTGGTGCGTCACCAAGCCCTGGTTTGATTATCTGCTCGGTACCCGGGTGATTTCCTCGGCAGATTTGCAAGAACAGAATCCTTTAGGTCTGAGCTTGCCTGCACCGATCTCGAAAAAACTCAACCGCTGGGCAGAACAATATTTTCCGGTTAAATCGGCCGACACTTCCTCTAAAATGACGGAAAATACTGCAAAAAATATGGTAATGAAGCAGTTAAATACGCAGGTTATGGAGTAA
- a CDS encoding DMT family transporter: MSTLISKNHSGWMVKAPQLALILITIIWGGSFITVQYGLNFSSPIMFVGLRFAAAALAVTLISLKSLKGMNLKEVFAGAVIGIMIAIGYGTQTVGLQTISSSESAFLTALYVPLVPILLWLMFRKKPHVMTWIGALFAFIGLVFLTGNGFAAIQLSFGQTLTLLGSIAIALEIIFISHFAEQVNVRRVTVLQLIFASLFCFMIAPVLGESQLPEFHWHLAGILVGLGIASALIQLVMNWAQRMVDPSQAAIIYAGEPVWAALFGRLAGERLPSLALLGGLLVVLGVIASEWKPKFLRKQPTEELKQDLS; this comes from the coding sequence ATGTCTACACTTATTTCCAAAAATCACTCCGGCTGGATGGTAAAAGCACCGCAACTCGCCCTGATCCTGATCACCATTATCTGGGGCGGCAGTTTTATTACTGTGCAATACGGGCTAAATTTTAGCAGTCCGATTATGTTTGTCGGCCTGCGCTTTGCTGCGGCAGCGCTTGCTGTCACCCTAATTTCACTGAAGTCGCTAAAAGGCATGAACCTGAAAGAAGTGTTCGCTGGCGCGGTGATTGGCATCATGATCGCCATTGGCTACGGCACTCAAACTGTGGGCTTGCAGACCATCAGCAGCAGCGAATCGGCTTTTTTAACCGCCTTGTATGTTCCACTGGTTCCAATCCTGCTCTGGTTAATGTTCCGTAAAAAACCGCATGTCATGACCTGGATCGGAGCACTGTTTGCCTTTATCGGTCTGGTGTTTTTGACAGGAAATGGCTTTGCTGCGATTCAGCTCAGTTTCGGGCAAACCCTGACTTTGCTCGGTTCGATTGCGATTGCACTGGAGATTATTTTTATCAGCCATTTTGCCGAGCAGGTGAATGTACGCCGGGTCACCGTGCTGCAACTGATTTTTGCGTCCCTATTCTGCTTTATGATCGCACCTGTTTTAGGTGAATCTCAGCTACCTGAATTCCACTGGCATCTGGCAGGGATTTTAGTCGGTTTGGGCATTGCCAGTGCCTTGATTCAACTGGTGATGAACTGGGCGCAGCGCATGGTCGATCCATCACAGGCAGCAATTATCTATGCCGGCGAACCGGTATGGGCAGCCCTGTTTGGCCGTCTGGCCGGAGAACGTTTACCGTCACTGGCTTTATTAGGCGGATTGCTGGTGGTACTGGGCGTGATTGCCAGTGAATGGAAACCGAAGTTTTTAAGAAAACAACCAACAGAAGAGTTAAAGCAAGATCTTTCTTAA
- a CDS encoding AraC family transcriptional regulator, which yields MLVLKNYVGSVYGGLGHLLLDYYQLKQLEVPEKLLAIQNLERFDFALWRDLLTTLDQQLQRPALGLEIAQLVEAKHLGIIGYLALSSETLGEAFMRYHDYHRLIYDGGPLQLQWQGDYLSIGWVEVPFHLNTQLTDEIAIALMTEFVKANVQNPHGVQLYEVHFQHVMPKNIALYEQYFGCKVRFSQARNQVLMHVSELSRPLKQGDQTLQKLLMQQAKALLEKFPYFTLVDQQLQQAILIGLQKNLFQIKHIAEQMNFSVRQLQRHLQKQGKTYQQCMQEIRCMMAMQYLKDPHLSLQETAMLLGYSEQSAFQRAFKQWTQLTPQQWRQQNMSAA from the coding sequence ATGCTGGTTCTAAAAAACTACGTAGGTTCAGTATACGGTGGTTTAGGACATTTACTTTTGGACTATTATCAGTTGAAACAGCTTGAAGTCCCTGAGAAATTATTGGCCATTCAAAATCTGGAACGCTTTGATTTCGCCTTGTGGCGTGATCTATTAACGACACTTGATCAACAGCTGCAACGACCGGCTTTAGGCTTGGAAATCGCCCAACTGGTTGAAGCTAAACACCTCGGTATTATTGGCTATCTGGCACTCTCAAGTGAGACCTTGGGTGAAGCCTTTATGCGCTATCATGATTATCATCGTCTGATTTATGATGGCGGCCCACTTCAGCTGCAATGGCAAGGCGATTATCTGTCGATTGGCTGGGTTGAAGTTCCCTTTCATCTGAATACCCAACTGACCGATGAAATCGCGATTGCGCTAATGACGGAATTCGTAAAAGCCAATGTTCAGAACCCGCACGGGGTTCAGTTATATGAAGTTCATTTCCAGCATGTAATGCCTAAAAATATTGCACTCTATGAGCAGTATTTCGGATGTAAAGTCCGCTTTTCTCAAGCCAGAAATCAGGTATTGATGCATGTCAGTGAACTGTCCAGACCACTGAAACAGGGCGACCAGACCTTGCAAAAACTGCTGATGCAACAGGCCAAAGCATTATTAGAAAAATTCCCGTACTTCACTCTGGTAGATCAGCAGCTGCAACAGGCGATTCTAATTGGCCTGCAAAAAAACCTGTTCCAGATCAAACATATTGCAGAGCAGATGAATTTTTCCGTGCGTCAGTTACAACGCCATTTACAAAAACAGGGCAAAACTTATCAGCAATGTATGCAGGAAATCCGCTGCATGATGGCCATGCAATATCTGAAAGATCCGCACTTGAGCTTGCAGGAAACCGCCATGTTACTCGGTTATTCTGAACAGAGTGCTTTTCAGCGCGCCTTTAAGCAATGGACTCAACTGACGCCGCAGCAGTGGCGCCAACAGAATATGTCAGCCGCTTAA
- a CDS encoding homoserine kinase — translation MSVYTTLTLKEVQDFAAPYGLKAIDLIPIQGGIQNTNYFLVCEDQQYVLTVFEDMDEQAAGELVPVLEHLGWAGLAVPVPLSHSGKAIHSIKDKPAQIAPRLMGEHPMPSTIAQVEAIAVAQAKMHVALKDFKLERNFVRDHAYWLAVSQEIKPSLSPADKVLLGKLLGLYEALTAVYPDRPRGFIHSDLFRDNTLFDGDQLNGILDFYELNKDEWLFDIAITLNDFCTEYPDVVLNEEKAIAFLNAYETVRPLTGDERACLELYLAMAAGRFWMMRLQVAQRNAARGRTGDDILQKNPDEMRNMLIERLKFVTA, via the coding sequence ATGTCGGTTTATACCACTTTGACTTTAAAGGAAGTTCAGGATTTTGCAGCGCCTTATGGTTTAAAGGCGATTGATCTGATTCCCATTCAAGGCGGTATTCAAAATACCAACTACTTTTTAGTCTGCGAAGACCAGCAATATGTGCTGACGGTTTTTGAAGATATGGATGAGCAGGCGGCAGGTGAACTGGTTCCTGTTTTAGAACATCTGGGCTGGGCCGGATTGGCCGTTCCTGTGCCTTTGTCGCATTCAGGCAAAGCGATTCACAGCATTAAAGATAAACCGGCACAGATCGCACCGCGCCTGATGGGTGAACATCCGATGCCCTCTACCATCGCGCAGGTTGAAGCGATTGCAGTGGCTCAGGCGAAAATGCATGTGGCACTCAAAGACTTTAAATTAGAACGTAATTTTGTGCGTGATCATGCCTATTGGCTGGCCGTTTCTCAAGAGATTAAACCAAGTTTAAGTCCGGCAGATAAAGTCTTGCTCGGTAAATTATTAGGTTTATATGAGGCGTTGACAGCGGTATATCCAGATCGTCCACGCGGTTTTATTCATTCCGATCTGTTCCGTGACAATACCTTGTTTGACGGCGATCAGCTGAATGGCATTCTGGATTTTTATGAGCTGAATAAAGATGAATGGTTGTTTGATATTGCTATTACTTTAAATGACTTCTGTACTGAATATCCTGATGTGGTCTTAAACGAAGAAAAAGCAATTGCCTTTTTAAATGCCTATGAAACGGTTCGTCCTTTAACTGGTGATGAACGCGCCTGTCTGGAATTGTATCTGGCGATGGCGGCAGGCCGTTTCTGGATGATGCGTTTACAGGTGGCGCAGCGTAATGCAGCACGTGGACGGACGGGCGATGATATTTTGCAAAAAAATCCGGATGAAATGCGCAATATGCTGATTGAACGTTTAAAGTTCGTCACTGCTTAA
- a CDS encoding 3'-5' exonuclease, with protein sequence MQQLLDTLPSKEQIQAFPVFQNLPMQQIQVINRLEQCHALEQELKSCAVLGFDSESKPTFKVGEVSTGPHLIQLATLDKAYLFQMNDVIWDFLKPIFASRDQIKVGFGLKNDAHLFRKKGIELNSVIELSKCFKAFGLNNPVGLKNAMALLFQLNFPKSKRISTSNWASKKLSPAQIDYAAADAYAPVLVFEELLRRDLLPREIPNTSLKLRIRPSSTA encoded by the coding sequence ATGCAACAGCTGCTGGACACTTTACCAAGCAAGGAACAAATTCAGGCCTTTCCTGTATTTCAAAATCTTCCGATGCAACAGATTCAGGTGATTAATCGTCTGGAACAATGTCATGCTCTTGAACAGGAGCTAAAAAGCTGTGCAGTTCTGGGTTTCGATTCTGAATCCAAACCGACCTTTAAAGTTGGTGAGGTTTCTACCGGGCCACATCTGATTCAGCTGGCCACTTTAGACAAAGCCTATTTATTTCAAATGAATGATGTGATCTGGGATTTTCTTAAACCGATCTTTGCCAGTCGAGACCAGATCAAGGTCGGTTTTGGCCTGAAAAATGATGCGCATCTGTTCCGTAAAAAAGGCATTGAACTGAATAGTGTGATTGAACTGTCTAAATGTTTTAAAGCTTTTGGTTTAAACAATCCGGTCGGATTAAAAAATGCCATGGCGTTATTGTTTCAGTTGAATTTTCCTAAATCCAAACGGATTAGTACCTCGAACTGGGCCAGCAAGAAGCTAAGCCCGGCACAAATTGATTATGCAGCCGCAGATGCCTACGCGCCCGTGCTGGTATTTGAAGAATTACTACGTCGGGATTTATTACCCAGAGAGATTCCCAATACTTCATTAAAATTAAGAATCCGTCCTTCATCGACGGCTTAA